Part of the Gemmatimonadota bacterium genome is shown below.
GCCTCATAGTACATCGCATCCGGCAACAGCGACGACTGTGGATAGCGTACGCCGACTTCGTGGAACAGCTTCGCAGCGCGATCGTAGTCGCCCTTGGTGAGCGCATCGCGAGCGCTGCGATACAGAGAGTCAGCGGGATCGGCGGTCGCCGGACCGAAGAGCGCGGATGTAGCACCACTGCGTGTGGCCGAGTTATCTGCCGCAGCCGCTGCTGCGAACGCTCGCGGCGCTGGAATCGAGAGCGAGGCCGCGATCGCGCAGATTATGTAGAGCTTCATGTCGATCCTTCCTTATTGTAGGTGCGTTGCGACGCCCGCCGGTACTGCGGTACGAAGTCGCGTTATGACATCGGAATGGCGAACCGATCCATCGATCATCTCTCGATCGATCGGCGTGTTCGCCGGTGATAGTTGGGTCATCTGAACGAGCACGAGCTCGAGGTCCTGCAATAGTCTCTGTCGCGCTGGATCGGCGGCGGCGGGCGAATCAAGCAGCAAACGCGTCTGCGACAGCAGAGCACGCGCCCACGATGCCATTTCGGCGTCACCGCGCGCGTCGTGCGCCTCGGTCTGGTACGAGGTAAGCAAAGCCTCGACCGCTGTGAAATGGCGAACCGTCGCCAGTGTATACGCTTGCGAGCGCGCAGCGGCGTTCGATCCCGCCGCGCCGTCGACAGTCGCATACGTTCCATGATTCGCTGTGATGCGAGTATGCGCCGGCAGCGGTTGCAGGCTCCTGGTCTCAGTCGCGTCGCCGGTATCGATGGTGGAATCGCGCGGCTGCGGCACCGCGACCGCTACCTGAGGCGCACTCTGGGGCACGCTCTGCGGAGCGCTCTGCGGAGCGCTCTGCGGAGCGCTCTGCGCGAGTGGACTCGCGTGTGGTCCGACGCGTGAGTGCACTTCCACACCGATTCCAATGCCGACGCCGAGCAGGAGACCGGCGGCCACGAGCACGCCCCATATTGGCCGCCTGCGGATCGATCCACGGAGGCCGCCCTGCTCCCCTATCTCGTGCCACATCTCTTCGCGCGGCACGATGTCGGGTGGCCGATTGTAGTCCGCGCCGAACCGGGCAAGAAGCGCGTCGAGTTCCCTGTCCTCGGCGTCATTCACCGTTGGCTCCGGTGGATCGCCCGGATCCTGCCCGTGGATGTAATTGTCGTCGTTCATTGCCTGTCCCTCGCGAAATGCTTGAGCGATTCGCGCAGTTTTGCGCGCGCCCGAAAGAGCTGTCCCTTGGATGTCGTTTCGGCGACGCCAAGAGTGCGTGCAATTTCCTGATGGCTGAATCCCTCGATCTCGTACATCACGAACACCGCGCGATATCCGGCTGGCAGGGCATCGATCGCTGCATGTAATTGCTCCCGCAGATCGACGTCGGCGTGGTTATCGTTGCCGCCGACGTCGGCGGCAGCGTCGAGCGGAACGTGTCGTTTGTCCATGCGTGCTCGTTTGCGCAGCGCGCCAAGTGCGATGGAAACCGCGATACTGTGCAGCCACGTACCGAGTGCTGATTCATGCCTGAACTCCCCGAGTCTTCCAAATGCGCGAATGAACGTTTCCTGCGTTATGTCGCGGGCGGCGTCATCATCGCCGGCCAACCTGAAGGCAACTCGATACACACGATCCACATGCCGGTCGTAGAGATCGCGCTGTGCGGCTGGATCTCCGGAGCCGGCGCGGGTGACGAGCTCTCGCTCGGACCGCGCGGATGTGATGTCGGTTACAGGTGCCGTCATTGTCTCTTCTTGGACGGCGGGATGGCTCTGGAGGTTGTGCGGATCCGGGGACCCGGTTTCGATGGCATTTCAGGTGACAGGCACGGATACAACCGTGCCCCACATTCGCGTGCCATCGTTTTGCTCCTGCAGCGAGGCGCTGACTGGGACGACGGGCGGGTGGGTTCCCGCCGTCGTGGACGATGAGGCGAGGCGGGTATACGTGGCCCCCGCTGAAACTACGACCGCAACTGCAACTGCAACTGCTAGTGCATGTCGGGCGCTGGGCCGCTCCTCGGACGGGGAGCCCGGAGGAGAAGCACCGCGGGCGAGACGACAATGAACGTGAGCATGATCATGATCCACGCGTCGTTGTAGCTGAGCATGGACGCTTGCCGCTCCAGGGTGCCTTCGAGCAGGGCGTACCATGTTCTGGCGGCGGTTACGGCCGGCATCCCCTGGGCCATGAGGCCGGCGATCACGCTGTGCTGGCGCGCGACCAGCTCTGGGTTGGTCGAATACAGATTTGTGATCAGATCAGCCCGGTGCATCTGGGCATGGGTGGTCACATAAGTGCTCAGAATCGCGATGCCGAATGAACCACCCAGTTGGCGCGAGAGATTGATGAGGCCGGAGGCCTGTTGCGCCTCGCTTGGCTCCAGAACGCCATAGGCGACGTTATTGATTGGCGTGAAGAGGAAGCCGAGCGCGAAGCCGCGATAGATGAGGGCGTATCGGACATCGCCCTCGCCCGCCTGTGGCGTCAGGTGACCCAGCTTCCACATGGCGACGGTGAATATGGAGATGCCGATCACTATAAGGATGCGGCCGTCGACCAGCGGCTTGGCCCCATTCAGAAGCTTGCCGCAGATGATTGCCGCGATGGCTGTTGCGATACCGCCGGGCAGCAGCGCGAGGCCGGTGTCCATCGGCGTCAGGCCGAGTATGGTCTGGGTGAAGAGCGGGAAGATGAAGGTCCCGCCGTAGAGGCCAAAGCCAAGCGCGATGAAGAGGAAGATCGACGCCGACAACTGCCTGTTCTTGAGAACTCTGAAGTCGACCACGGGATGCTTGTTCCGGGACGACAGCTCCCACCAGAGCATCACGGTGAGGCAGATACCGGAGACGATCGAGAGGCGCAGGATGAGCGAATCCGAGAACCAGTCGTTGCGGTTGCCTTCCTCGAGGACGTACTGCAATGATCCCACGCCGACCATGAGCAGCAGTATCCCGACGAAATCGATCCCGCCTTCCCTGCCTCTCTTGCCGGGCGGGTCGTGGAGAAACGTGCTGACCAGGAACGCCGAGACGATTCCAATCGGAATGTTGATGAAGAAACACCAGTTCCAGCTGTAATTGTCCGTTATCCAGCCGCCCAGGGTCGGCCCGAGTGTGGGGGCGACAATGATGCCGAGTATGAAGATCGCCTGGACCATGCCCTGCTGATCGCGCGGGAAGATCTGGCGGATCGTGGCCTGGGCGGTGGAAAGCAGGGCTGCGCCACCGGCGCCCTGAACGATTCGCCAGATGACGATCTCGGTGAGGCTGGTGGAGGTGCCGCAGAGAAACGACGCAACGACGAAGATGATGATCGACGCCGTGAGGTAGTTTTTCCGGCCGAAGGTTTCAGTGAGGAACGCCGTCATGGGTAGGACGACGACGTTCGATAGTATGTAGCCTGTGAGAACCCAACCGATTTCCTCGAGCGTGGCGCCGAGGTTTCCGGCCATCTGGGGAAGTGCGACGTTGACGATGGTGGTGTCGAGCACCTCCATAATCGCCGCCGTTATGAGACCAGCCAGGATGATCCAGCGGAAGGGGTTCAGCTCCTCCGATTCGGAGGCATTCGCGGGTACTGCTGCTGCGGTCGCCATTGATCCAATGAAGAAAAACGGCGACCGCGAATTGGGCTAGTGGCTGGCGACAGATACGTTTGTTCTGGCCGGCAAATTATCGATGAAGAATTCCATCATCCGCTCCGTATTGAGCGCGGAGTGACCCTGGTCCGGCCCGACCTGCACGTCGAAGCTCTTGCCTGCTTTCTGGAGAGCCGAGACCATCTGCATGGTGTTCGAGTTGTGGACATTGTTGTCGGCGGTTCCGTAGTAGAGCATCAGCCGGCCCTTGAGCTGGGACGCGTAGGTCATCGCGCTGGCCGCATCGTAGCCCGCGGCGTTTTCCTCCGGAATCCACATGTACCGTTCGGTGTAGATGGTGTCGTAGTTGCGCCAGTCCGTCGGCGGCGACATGCTGCATGCAGCGGCGAAGAGATCGGGGTAGCGAAGCAACGACATGAGCGACGCGTATCCGCCATACGACGTACCGTAAATCCCAACCCGATCGCGGTCGACGTATGGGCGTGCGTCGAGTGCGCGCACACCTGCGGCCTGATCGTCGATCTCGACGATGCCGAGCTTTTCGTAGATGGCGTCGAGGAAATGCTTGCCGCGGCCGTCGGCACTTCGTGAGTCGAGGGTGGCTACAAGAAATCCGAGCTCGGTGAGTCGATTCGGGAGGGTGAAGTTCTCGGTTGCACCGTTGGTATTGGGGCCTCCATAGACGCTGACGAGGAGCGGGTACTTCCTGGTCGGATCGAAGTTGGAAGGAAAGTGCAGCATTCCGTGCAGCATTGTCGTTCCGTCACCCGCCTTGTAGCTGAACATTTCCACGCGCTTGAGACCGAGCTGCTCGAACTTCGTCATGTCGCTCCGGGCGATCTCCGCAGCGACCTTTCCGCCGGCAGTGACGAGCTGTGCCATCGGTGGCCGATCGTGAGTCTGCGCGACGTCGACGAAGTATTTGCCGTCGGGTGCGAAGCTTATCGTATGATTGAAGGCAGGATCCGTGAGGCGACGGTCGTTGCGGCCGTTCAGATCGACGCGACGCAACTGCATCTTCATCGCGTTGTCACCATCGTGAGCGGTGTAGTAGACGACACCTGCTTTCTCGTCGACGCGCGCGATCTCTCCTGCGTCGAACTGGTTGCTGGTGAGAGTTGAGACCAACTTCCCCGTGAGATCGTACAGATAATAATTGCGGAAACCGTTACGCTCCGATTCCCAGATGAAGCGCTTGCCATCGGCGAGATACGTCATCTCCGGATTGTTCGCGACCCAGCTTGCGGGCCACGCATCACGCACCACCACTCGGCATTTTCCGCTGTCGGGACCGCATGCCGTGAACTCGAGGATGTTCTGGCGGCGGTTCGTGCGATTGAAGGTGATCTCGCGTCCGTCCGGGCTCCAGCCCACATGGTACACGTAATGGCCAACGACGGCATTATCGAACGGCTTGCCATCCCGCACGTCGATGCGAGTCGTCATCTTTTTCGCGACGTCGTACACGAACAAATCGACGATCGGATTGGGGACACCGGGTTGCGGGAAGGCCTCGACGTCGACTGTCGTGTGCAGCCCGGTCTGATTCATACCAATGTAGTAATCGGGGACCTTGCTCTCGTCGAAGCGGTAATAGGCGATCTTCGAGCCGTCCGGCGACCACCACATGGCGGTGCGCTGATCCAGCTCCTCGCCGTACACCCACGAAGCTGTGCCGTTCTTGATGCGATTGGGGACGCTCCCGTCAGTGGTGAGCGCAATCTCGCCGGCTCCGCTGGCGTCACTCAGCCACATGTTGCGGTCGCGGAAGAACGCCTTGAGCTTGCCGTCCGGGGATAGTGCAGACTCGAATTGGCGTCCCCGCTCCGGGCCACCGGCGAACCGTGCGCGCCGGGCTGCAAGGTCGGCAGCCGCATCGACGGCGCCGGAAACAGTTGCGGTGCGTTTGGCAACGTCATAGTGATACCGCTGGCCAGCAAACTCGTATTCGAATGCCTTTCCACCATCCAGCCATACCGGCCGGATGGCCGCGCTCGTGACCGAGCTGAATATCTCTTCGCTGAGTTTCTGATACCGCGCGTACTCCGGCATCGCTCTCAGGCGATCCTGCGCTTGAACGGGCGACCCGATCGATATCGCCGCGGCGGTCGCGAGACCGAGCAGGCGTGGAAGCGTAACGCGGCGGGCTAGCCAATCGATGACCATTCAGATTTTTCCATGGGTAAGTGTGCGGCGGTGCTTCCGTATCGCCGATATAATCTGCATTCTGTACGTCCGGATGACCGATTCTGTTTTGCCACCGTCGTTCCCCCGCCATTTCCACAGCCCCCTCGATGAGAATATTCATGGAT
Proteins encoded:
- a CDS encoding sigma-70 family RNA polymerase sigma factor — protein: MTAPVTDITSARSERELVTRAGSGDPAAQRDLYDRHVDRVYRVAFRLAGDDDAARDITQETFIRAFGRLGEFRHESALGTWLHSIAVSIALGALRKRARMDKRHVPLDAAADVGGNDNHADVDLREQLHAAIDALPAGYRAVFVMYEIEGFSHQEIARTLGVAETTSKGQLFRARAKLRESLKHFARDRQ
- a CDS encoding DHA2 family efflux MFS transporter permease subunit; this encodes MATAAAVPANASESEELNPFRWIILAGLITAAIMEVLDTTIVNVALPQMAGNLGATLEEIGWVLTGYILSNVVVLPMTAFLTETFGRKNYLTASIIIFVVASFLCGTSTSLTEIVIWRIVQGAGGAALLSTAQATIRQIFPRDQQGMVQAIFILGIIVAPTLGPTLGGWITDNYSWNWCFFINIPIGIVSAFLVSTFLHDPPGKRGREGGIDFVGILLLMVGVGSLQYVLEEGNRNDWFSDSLILRLSIVSGICLTVMLWWELSSRNKHPVVDFRVLKNRQLSASIFLFIALGFGLYGGTFIFPLFTQTILGLTPMDTGLALLPGGIATAIAAIICGKLLNGAKPLVDGRILIVIGISIFTVAMWKLGHLTPQAGEGDVRYALIYRGFALGFLFTPINNVAYGVLEPSEAQQASGLINLSRQLGGSFGIAILSTYVTTHAQMHRADLITNLYSTNPELVARQHSVIAGLMAQGMPAVTAARTWYALLEGTLERQASMLSYNDAWIMIMLTFIVVSPAVLLLRAPRPRSGPAPDMH
- a CDS encoding DPP IV N-terminal domain-containing protein, encoding MVIDWLARRVTLPRLLGLATAAAISIGSPVQAQDRLRAMPEYARYQKLSEEIFSSVTSAAIRPVWLDGGKAFEYEFAGQRYHYDVAKRTATVSGAVDAAADLAARRARFAGGPERGRQFESALSPDGKLKAFFRDRNMWLSDASGAGEIALTTDGSVPNRIKNGTASWVYGEELDQRTAMWWSPDGSKIAYYRFDESKVPDYYIGMNQTGLHTTVDVEAFPQPGVPNPIVDLFVYDVAKKMTTRIDVRDGKPFDNAVVGHYVYHVGWSPDGREITFNRTNRRQNILEFTACGPDSGKCRVVVRDAWPASWVANNPEMTYLADGKRFIWESERNGFRNYYLYDLTGKLVSTLTSNQFDAGEIARVDEKAGVVYYTAHDGDNAMKMQLRRVDLNGRNDRRLTDPAFNHTISFAPDGKYFVDVAQTHDRPPMAQLVTAGGKVAAEIARSDMTKFEQLGLKRVEMFSYKAGDGTTMLHGMLHFPSNFDPTRKYPLLVSVYGGPNTNGATENFTLPNRLTELGFLVATLDSRSADGRGKHFLDAIYEKLGIVEIDDQAAGVRALDARPYVDRDRVGIYGTSYGGYASLMSLLRYPDLFAAACSMSPPTDWRNYDTIYTERYMWIPEENAAGYDAASAMTYASQLKGRLMLYYGTADNNVHNSNTMQMVSALQKAGKSFDVQVGPDQGHSALNTERMMEFFIDNLPARTNVSVASH